One part of the Fusobacterium pseudoperiodonticum genome encodes these proteins:
- a CDS encoding sugar kinase, producing the protein MSKLFDFLEKEFSLVCAGEMIMRLSPLNNELLIQGNSLTKQMGGAEYNVASLVSLLGEQVAILTKLPNNTIGEFAHKSVIANKISDKYLIFDDSLNKRMAIYYYEYGASPRKPRVTYDRLNSSFQSLKLNEIPEGVFSSTKIFHVSGITLGLSKKINELTKELIKKFKQNGAIISFDVNFRKNLWSEKEAEQEIIKILPDVDILFASEETFRKMFQKKGEIENIMRDFAKIYELTLISSTRREVNSTTSHNFSSIIYEKKNDKFYNEDAYKNIEVIDRIGSGDAYVAGVLYGILQENNAEIALKYGNASAALKNTISGDTTCINLTLLKEIIDEHEHGNSSEMSR; encoded by the coding sequence ATGTCTAAATTATTTGATTTTTTAGAAAAAGAATTTTCTCTTGTTTGTGCTGGAGAAATGATTATGAGATTGTCTCCACTAAATAACGAACTATTAATTCAAGGAAACTCCTTAACTAAGCAAATGGGAGGGGCAGAGTATAATGTAGCAAGTTTAGTTTCTTTATTAGGTGAGCAAGTTGCAATTCTCACAAAACTCCCTAATAATACTATTGGAGAATTTGCTCACAAATCAGTTATTGCTAATAAAATATCTGATAAATATTTAATTTTTGATGATAGCTTAAATAAGAGAATGGCAATATATTATTATGAATATGGAGCTTCTCCTAGGAAACCAAGAGTAACTTATGATAGATTGAATTCTTCCTTTCAAAGTTTGAAACTTAATGAAATACCAGAAGGAGTTTTTTCAAGTACAAAAATATTTCATGTAAGTGGTATAACATTAGGACTTTCAAAAAAAATAAATGAACTAACTAAGGAACTAATAAAAAAATTTAAACAAAATGGAGCTATTATCTCTTTTGATGTGAATTTTAGGAAAAATTTATGGTCAGAAAAAGAAGCAGAACAGGAAATAATAAAGATTCTTCCAGATGTTGATATATTATTTGCTTCTGAAGAAACATTCAGAAAGATGTTTCAAAAAAAGGGAGAAATAGAAAATATTATGAGAGATTTTGCTAAAATTTATGAATTAACTCTTATTTCTTCAACTAGAAGAGAAGTAAATTCAACAACCTCACATAATTTTTCTTCTATAATTTATGAAAAGAAAAATGATAAATTCTACAATGAAGATGCATATAAAAATATTGAAGTAATAGATAGAATTGGTAGTGGAGATGCTTATGTGGCAGGAGTCTTATATGGAATATTACAGGAAAATAATGCCGAAATTGCATTAAAATATGGGAATGCTAGTGCTGCTTTAAAAAATACTATCAGTGGAGACACTACTTGTATTAATCTTACATTGTTAAAAGAAATTATTGATGAACATGAGCATGGAAATAGTTCTGAAATGAGTAGATAA